From one Deltaproteobacteria bacterium genomic stretch:
- a CDS encoding ferritin-like domain-containing protein produces MLDLSNGPRHLATIHHRFTDESLDDDLHIRAFKAFDASQYTTRELHRGRRAWELRTLDEYRSQVAFTEMLSEMTEIGLPFDILGAGIRIVRDEARHVELCRRMVIALGGDGVINKEPTFVRSNKKLSPRERILRCAMGSLCIGETISVRLLAAVRDEAKDPLARSVLQQLVEDESIHSRFGWRLMEHLAPTLTAKEHKALTKLLPRYLRSAEKSVESSAKPAPTTERPLVTGPTMPFGSLPAKQRRGIFYKSIQDDVIRRFEKSGFKANEAWEKRPQS; encoded by the coding sequence ATGCTTGATTTATCAAATGGTCCTCGACACCTCGCCACAATCCATCATCGATTTACCGATGAAAGCCTGGATGACGATTTACACATCCGTGCCTTCAAAGCCTTTGATGCCAGCCAATATACCACCCGTGAACTTCACCGCGGACGCCGAGCTTGGGAGCTTCGCACACTCGATGAGTATCGTTCCCAGGTAGCTTTTACAGAAATGCTCTCGGAAATGACCGAAATCGGACTGCCCTTTGATATCCTCGGAGCTGGCATCCGCATTGTTCGTGACGAAGCTCGGCATGTTGAACTTTGCCGAAGAATGGTCATCGCTCTTGGGGGCGACGGCGTCATTAACAAAGAGCCAACCTTCGTCCGCTCGAATAAAAAGCTTTCACCACGAGAACGCATTTTACGATGCGCGATGGGTTCCCTTTGTATTGGTGAAACTATCTCAGTGAGGTTGCTTGCCGCAGTTCGTGATGAGGCCAAAGACCCTCTGGCCAGAAGCGTTTTACAACAGCTTGTCGAAGATGAGTCTATCCATAGCCGCTTCGGATGGCGCCTTATGGAACATCTTGCCCCCACGCTCACCGCTAAAGAGCACAAGGCTCTCACTAAGCTTCTCCCTCGGTACCTCAGGTCTGCAGAAAAGTCGGTAGAGAGTTCCGCCAAACCCGCCCCAACCACAGAGCGTCCATTGGTGACAGGACCAACCATGCCCTTTGGCTCACTGCCGGCTAAACAACGTCGGGGAATTTTTTACAAGAGCATCCAAGACGATGTGATTCGACGATTCGAAAAATCAGGATTTAAAGCGAATGAGGCTTGGGAGAAACGCCCACAGTCTTAA